In Trichomycterus rosablanca isolate fTriRos1 chromosome 20, fTriRos1.hap1, whole genome shotgun sequence, one DNA window encodes the following:
- the sdhdb gene encoding succinate dehydrogenase [ubiquinone] cytochrome b small subunit B, mitochondrial isoform X2 gives MAALVRISSVCNRGFRPLLLPSSSLVRPVTALKKDQDHPYVFSAKIHATPSHYGSASNAASRHWTGERAVSVALLGLGPIAYFYPGAAMDYSLAAALTLHGHWGLGQAVTDYVHGDAKVKAAKAGLFLLSTVTFAGLCYFNYHDVGICKAVALLWSK, from the exons ATGGCGGCGCTGGTGAGGATTAGCTCCGTGTGTAACAGAGGATTCAGGC CTCTGTTACTCCCCAGTTCTTCTCTTGTCAGACCTGTGACGGCACTTAAAAAGGACCAGGATCATCCATATGTGTTCAGTGCTAAGATCCATGCAACACCATCTCATTATG GTTCTGCGTCCAATGCTGCCTCCCGGCACTGGACAGGAGAGCGGGCAGTGAGTGTAGCCCTTTTAGGCTTGGGCCCTATCGCCTATTTCTACCCCGGCGCGGCCATGGACTACTCTCTCGCTGCAGCACTTACTCTGCATGGTCACTG GGGTTTGGGCCAGGCTGTGACGGACTACGTTCACGGAGACGCGAAGGTCAAGGCAGCCAAAGCCGGCCTCTTCCTTCTGTCCACCGTCACCTTTGCGGGTCTCTGCTACTTCAATTACCATGATGTAGGGATTTGTAAAGCAGTGGCTCTGCTCTGGAGTAAATAG
- the sdhdb gene encoding succinate dehydrogenase [ubiquinone] cytochrome b small subunit B, mitochondrial isoform X1 gives MAALVRISSVCNRGFRPLLLPSSSLVRPVTALKKDQDHPYVFSAKIHATPSHYAGSASNAASRHWTGERAVSVALLGLGPIAYFYPGAAMDYSLAAALTLHGHWGLGQAVTDYVHGDAKVKAAKAGLFLLSTVTFAGLCYFNYHDVGICKAVALLWSK, from the exons ATGGCGGCGCTGGTGAGGATTAGCTCCGTGTGTAACAGAGGATTCAGGC CTCTGTTACTCCCCAGTTCTTCTCTTGTCAGACCTGTGACGGCACTTAAAAAGGACCAGGATCATCCATATGTGTTCAGTGCTAAGATCCATGCAACACCATCTCATTATG CAGGTTCTGCGTCCAATGCTGCCTCCCGGCACTGGACAGGAGAGCGGGCAGTGAGTGTAGCCCTTTTAGGCTTGGGCCCTATCGCCTATTTCTACCCCGGCGCGGCCATGGACTACTCTCTCGCTGCAGCACTTACTCTGCATGGTCACTG GGGTTTGGGCCAGGCTGTGACGGACTACGTTCACGGAGACGCGAAGGTCAAGGCAGCCAAAGCCGGCCTCTTCCTTCTGTCCACCGTCACCTTTGCGGGTCTCTGCTACTTCAATTACCATGATGTAGGGATTTGTAAAGCAGTGGCTCTGCTCTGGAGTAAATAG
- the il4i1 gene encoding L-amino-acid oxidase, translating into MHQLCSIFYLTVVFSVLGAYKNDPILNCLQDDDYDELLKIVDQGLPPSKTPLRLAIIGGGIAGLTAAKMLENAGHKVTIIEASERIGGRIMTHRNKSEGWYAELGAMRIPSFHKILRKFLSQLNLPLNNFIEEDINTYYYINGLLQKTYKVINNPDVLNYPVTKEEKGRSASQLYYIALDKIRNYVIEHGCKEMMKKYDSYSVKEYLVKEANLSRGALRMIGDILNENSFFYTALTESLYMQSDINDDTSYSEIEGGFDKLPQAFYQHLNATILLKSKVLRISQTDSNVTVIYHDWRNPSTLTKQTFDYALVTATAKATLFIEFDPPLSPEKMEALRAVHYASSTKVVLSFSQRFWESESIRGGRSITDLPSRFIYYPSHNFTGKGGALLASYTFSDEAALLQAMSDEDLIEKMLNDLVIIHGERIRQLCTGGVVKKWGLDPYSLGAFAFYTPYQQTDYTSALFQNESRIYFAGEHTATPHGWIDTAMKSSIRAAKRINSL; encoded by the exons ATGCATCAGCTCTGCAGCATCTTCTACT TGACTGTCGTGTTCAGTGTCTTGGGTGCATATAAGAATGATCCTATTCTGAATTGCCTTCAAGACGATGACTACGATGAACTTCTTAAGATAGTCGACCAAGGTCTTCCTCCTTCTAAGACGCCTCTCAGGTTGGCTATTATTGGTGGGGGCATTGCTGGTCTTACTGCAGCTAAAATGCTGGAAAACGCTGGACATAAG gttacaatcatcGAAGCAAGTGAACGAATCGGAGGAAGAATCATGACACACAGGAATAAATCGGAAGGTTGGTACGCAGAACTCGGTGCCATGAGGATCCCAAGCTTTCACAA GATTCTTAGAAAATTTTTGTCTCAGCTCAACCTTCCACTGAACAATTTTATTGAAGAAGACATCAACACTTACTATTATATCAACGGTCTGCTGCAAAAAACCTACAAAGTGATTAACAATCCTGATGTGCTAAACTACCCTGTAACCAAGGAGGAGAAGGGAAGATCAGCCAGTCAACTATATTACATAGCTTTGGACaag ATAAGAAATTATGTGATTGAACACGGCTGCAAAGAAATGATGAAAAAGTATGATTCATATTCGGTTAAG GAATATTTGGTGAAAGAGGCGAATCTGAGTCGAGGAGCCTTGCGCATGATTGGAGACATCCTGAATGAAAACAGCTTTTTTTACACCGCTCTCACCGAGAGTCTTTACATGCAGTCTGATATCAACGATGATACATC ATATTCTGAAATTGAAGGTGGCTTTGATAAGTTACCCCAGGCGTTTTATCAGCATCTCAATGCAACAATCCTCCTCAAGTCAAAGGTCCTCAGGATAAGTCAAACCGACAGCAATGTGACCGTGATATATCACGACTGGCGCAACCCATCCACTCTCACCAAGCAAACATTTGACTATGCTCTGGTGACTGCCACAGCCAAAGCCACCCTCTTTATAGAGTTCGACCCTCCACTGTCACCAGAGAAGATGGAGGCTCTGCGTGCTGTGCACTATGCCAGCTCCACCAAGGTTGTGCTGAGCTTTAGTCAAAGGTTCTGGGAGAGCGAAAGCATTAGAGGTGGAAGAAGCATCACAGATCTTCCCTCACGCTTCATTTACTACCCCAGCCACAACTTCACCGGGAAGGGAGGGGCACTTTTGGCCTCCTACACATTCTCAGATGAAGCCGCACTATTGCAGGCAATGTCAGATGAAGATCTAATAGAAAAGATGCTAAACGACTTGGTCATTATCCATGGTGAGAGGATCCGGCAGCTGTGCACTGGAGGGGTAGTTAAGAAATGGGGACTGGATCCTTACAGCCTTGGTGCGTTTGCTTTCTACACCCCGTACCAGCAGACTGACTACACCTCTGCTCTGTTCCAAAATGAGAGTAGGATTTACTTTGCAGGGGAGCATACAGCAACACCTCATGGCTGGATTGACACTGCCATGAAGTCCTCCATCCGAGCAGCTAAGAGGATAAACAGTCTTTGA